The segment CGCCGAGCGCTTGGGATGGGCGAAGACCTACGATGCGGAGTATGTCGCACTGGCCCGGCTCATTCACTGCCCGTTGCTGACCGTGGACGCTCGACTCGCGCGAGGCGCGGCGGCGGAGGTCGAGATGCTATCACCATTCGACCTGTGAGCGTGCAGAGCACAGCCCCGCCGCGATGCTATACTGGCATCGGTCGCGGCTCCGCGGCCGCTCCCGTGCGGTGAGTGTAGCTCAGCTTGGTAGAGCGCTGGATTGTGGCTCCAGTGGCCGAGGGTTCGAATCCCTCCACTCACCCCAACTCCCGTTGTTGATCAAGAGCCCGGTTGCACCGTTGCTGAAGCAGCCCTGCAGGGCAGGGCAGTAGGCCAGGTAGCCGGGGTCGTCGATTTCTTTTTCGATCACGATTTGAAAATCGAATGACCTCATTCGCGCCTTGCCCTTATTTACGTCACTTGCCTCGGGCGATGACGAAGCGGCGGAGGAAGGGAAAGAGGACCGAGCCGTTGGCGCGGGGCGGGTAGGCGGCGCGGAGGGCGGCGAGGTAGGCTTGCTCGAAGCGGGTGCGGGAGGCGTCGTCGGGCAGGGCCTGGAGATAGACGCGCAGACCGCTGCCGCGATACCAGTCGAGGATAGCCTCGGGGCCAGAGACGATCTGGACGTAATCGGTGTCCCAGAGGTCGAGCGCGGCGGCGTGGGGCGCGAGCACGTCGTGATAGACCGCAAGACTTTCGGAATGCCAGGGGCGGATGCGGTTATCACCGAACCACTCGCGCCAGAGGGCTGAGGCGGCGAGCGTGCGTGGGATAGCGCAAGCGGGAGTGTCCACACCGGCGGGGACTTGAAAAGCCAGGACGCCGCCGGGGGCAACGCGCCGGAGTAGTTTGGGAAGCAGCACGGCGTGATCATCGGCCCATTGCAGCGCCGAATTGGAAAAGACCAGGTCGTGCGTGCCGGCGGGTCCGTCGGCCCAAGCGGTGATCTCGCCGATCTCGAAGCGCAGGCCGGGGTGCGCGGCGCGCGCGGCCTGCAGCATGGTTTCCGACTCGTCGAGGCCGCTCAGCTCGGCTTCAGGAAAGGTCTCGGCGAGCACCGCAGTACTATTGCCCGGGCCGCAGCCTAGATCGACGGCATGCCGAACACTCCCAGGCGCAAGATGTCGCTGCAGCCGCGCCACCACGTCGCGGACCACGCGTGTGCGTGGCTCAGCGAAATGCAGGTATCTACCGGGATCCCACTCCACTCATCAGAATACCCGGCGAACGGGAAAAATGTGCCGTCCCTGTCAGCGGGTGATGGGGCAATCCCTTTGCTGTCAGTAGTTTGTGCTTTGGCCAGTGTCTTGCAAGTAGAAGCGCACAGAGGAGGCTGATATGCGAGCAGTCAGACTGTTATTGGTCGTTGCCTTGGGAGCGGGGATGGCGTTCGCGCAGAGCCAGGCGAAGCTGGCAGCGGGCACCAGGGTAAACGCGAAGCTGCAATCCAGCTTGAATGCACAGCAGGCGAAGGTCGGTGATCGGGTTAGCGCGGTCACGACTTCAGCGGTGAAGGAACACGGCAAGGTCGTGCTGCCGAAAGGCACACGGCTAAGCGGCCGGGTGACTTCGGTGCTGGCCGCCAAGGATGAGCACTCGCCCTCGCGTATTGGCGTGCTCTTTGATCAGGCCACCACCGCCCAGGGTGAAACGACGCCGGTGCACCTGGCGGTCATGAGCGTGACGCAGGCGGCTGCGGGCGCGGCTGCGATGCAGCCTATGCCGATGATGCCGCCGCCCATGCCAGTCATGGCGCCGCCCTCGCCGATGGCCAGCGGAGCAGCCGGTGGCGGGCTGAACCTCGGCGGCGCGGTTGGAGGACTGGGCGCGGCTGCGGGCGGTGCGCTCGGCGCGGCCGCGAATACGCGCACCATGGCTATGCCGATGCCCATGCCCCGCATTTCGGTCGGCAGCGGCGCTGAAGCCGGAGCCGGTAGCACGCTCAGCGTGCCGCAGGGCAATCTGATTCTGCACAGCGGTACGCAGGTGAAGCTGATCTCAACCGCCGGCGGCGGCGGCCAATAAATTACAACGCGGCGCCGCCGGAGACTTCAATGCGCTGGGCATTGACCCAGTGATTGTCACCCGAGCGCAGCGAGGCGATCTTGGGGCCGATGTCGTCGGGAACGCCGGCTCGGCCCAAGGCCGTTGGGTCTGGCAGGGGCAGCCGCCAAGCAGCCGCTAGCCGCTCAAGCTCGACAGCGAGGGGAACGTGACCACGGCCGCGCCAAAGCGGCGCCCGAGCTGGCTCTCGGCATTCTACTGTTCAACAGCGCCATCGCCGGCGATGCCGACAACGCCTGGACTTTAAACGCAGCCTCGGGAACGCAACTGCGCATCTGGGGCACAGCCGTGGCGATGCTGATCGGCCACTTGCGGCCGCTGGCGGTGGGTCTGGGCTACGTCGGCTCCGCCCGCACAATTTATTCGCGATTTGTGGCGTGCGGCCAGAATATCGCCTTTCCCAAAGGCGCCGGACTCATCATCCGGCTGGCGCCAGCGCGGCACAACGGATCGGTACTGCCACTGCCGCAGGGCAACAGCCTGGGGCTGTACAGCAAGGAAATCCGCATGCGCATCCATTGGCTACGGTTCGGGCGCGGCGGCAAGACAGGCAGGCATGCGCGCCAGTTGACGCAGTTCCGCCGGCGTCAGCGCACGCCGGAAAAGCATGAGTTCATCGAGTGAGCCTCGCAAAAATTGATGCCGGGCGGAATCGGCGCCGGCATAGACGGGCAAGCGGGAGGCGGCTTGAAGCGGCGCGGCGGGCGCGGCGGCGACGGCATGTGCGTTGACAAAGAGCGCAAGCGCACCGCTGTCATTACCCGTCACGGCGATGTGGTGCCACACACCGGAGGCCAGCGTCACGCGGCTGCGCAGGCAGCCGGGTTGATTGACACCCTGGGGGCAGAACTCAAAAAGCCCCGCAGCATCGCGGCCCATATACCAGCCGCGCGCTTTGGTGAGGACAGGCGCCGCGCCGGCTGAGGTGAATTTCACCCACGCCGCGAGCGTGAAACGGTGGAGGCGGAAATCCAGGGCGCCGTCGGCGCCGAGGGTGAGGTAAGCGCCGGGCTGGGTGAGGTCGAAGGCCTGGCCGACGGGGCCCGGCTCGTAGGTAACCGCAGCAGAGGGACGGGCGTTGACCATGCCCCAGGCGTCGTCGGCGCTACCGTCGCCCGGCCACCAATCCGTCAGGTCCTGCGTCGGCGGGGTGCAGGCGGCCGGGTTGGGGGTGAAGTCGGCGATCGTGGTCCGGCCCTGGTGGACCATAGCGAGGTACAAATGCGCGCCGTCGCGGGTGACGGCTGCGGCGCTAACATTCGAGAAACTGGACGGCAGAACTTCCAGGCGCGCGTAGCGGGTGCTGGAGAGCAGATAGTTGCCATCGAGCAATCGTTCGCCGAAGGGCAGGAACGCGAGGGCGCCAAACTGCGGCTGCGGAGCGCGCGTGGTAATGGCGACGGTATGCTGCAGGCGCAAGCCGGGACCGGTAAAGACTTGGAGCAGCGAGGCCGGCACAAATGGGCAGCCCCGATGATCGAACTGCGGGGCGGCGCAAGCACCGCTATTCGACCAGATTTCATTGCCGTCGGGAGACACCGCGAGCGGACTGCCGACGCGCGGTGGTCCCGCGAAATGGCTCAGCAGGACGCCGGTCGCGGCATCCAGAGCACCAATGGCATCGTGGCCATCCGAACCACCCGGGCCGCCGCACTGGAAGCCGACAAAGAGCCGCCGGCCGTCGGGTGAGGCAGCGAGCGATTGCGGGCAGGCACTGACATTCCAGTGCGTGCGCGCCAGCGTGCGCGTGTCCAGGCGATCGATGCCGGCGTAGGGAAAGGCAACATAGAGGAAACGGCCGTCGGGTGAAAGCGCCAGGCCTGCGGTAGAGCCCTCGAGTGCGAGCGTGCGCAGGCGTGCGCTGTGGAGATCGATCTCGGTCAGCCGAGAGTTTCCGGAGATGAGATAGGCCCAGCGGCCATCGGGGGAAACGACGAGGCTGGAAATTGGCGGCGCGAGACGCCACTGACGGAAAATGGCGCCCGAATGCGGGTCCAGAAGCGCGACTTCGCCCTTCCAACTTGCCGCCACCAGTCTGCGGCCGTCCGGGCTCACCGCCAGCAGATTGGCCGCAGGCGCGGCCAGCAGGCGCACGTGGCCGTGGATGCCAGTGGCCGCGGCGAAGTAGCGCTGCGCGAGCGGCACCGGCCGTGCGCTGACCCCGTTGGCGCGAGCGAAGCGCCAGCCGAGCAGGCCGGCGGCGACGACGGCGACACTGCAGCCGGCATAGACGAAGGCCTGTAGCCGCGGCCGGGGTGAATGTGGCAGTCCGGATGGCTCCGGGGACTCATCCGCTGGGGCAGCTCGTTTCACGCAAGCGGCGCGCGCCACCAGCCAGGCATCCAGCTCGGTCTTGTATGCGAACACCGAACCGAGCTTTGCGTGCTGCAGGCGATGAACCGGCAGGCCCTCGCGCGTTTCCCAGCCCTGGACGGTGCGCACCTGACGGCGCAGATAGACGGCGATCTCTTTCCAGGATTCCAGGCGCTCTTCCGCCATAGTGAGCCAATTGTAACCCGCGAATTAGTGCGCAAAGTTAATCGTTGCGTGCCTTTACGCTTGCGCTTCCCCGGGGTGGAGGCGCCTACTCTCGCCAGCGGGGCCATTGGCGCCATAAGGTTCCGGGTCTCGCGCTAAGGAGAATCCCGATCATGATGATGTGCCTGACATCTGCCAATTTGCGTGGTACCGCTGGGGCAGGAGCTCTTTTGCTGGTTTTAAGCTTCACCGCCTGCGGCGGGAGTTCCAGCTCCACCATCAACAAGCCGCAGCCGCCTCCGGCGGTTGCAGTGGCGCTGACGCCGGGCGCGGCACAGACCATAGATCAGGGGCAGAGCGTGGCACTAATTGATACTGTCAGTAATGACTCATCGAATAAGGGAGTGACCTGGGCCGTGAGCGGAGGCGGGACGCTTGCGAATGAAACCGGTACCACGGCGACGTATCAGGCTCCGGCCACCGTCAGCAGTGCCGTGACCGCCAAGGTGACCGCAACCTCGGCGGCCTCCACATCGGCATCCGCCAGTGTGAGCATCACCGTGAATCCGCCACCGGTGGTAACCACCTCCTCGCTTCCCGATGGAACCGTCGGCACGACCTACAGTGCCACGCTCGCCGCCAGCGGCGGGACGGGCACGCTGGCCTGGGCGGTGAGCTCGGGCTCGCTCCCGGCGGGGCTGAGTCTGACCTCGGGAGGGGTGGTCTCGGGCACGCCCACGGAGGCTGGAAAATCGAATTTTTCGGTGACGGCGACGGATGCGGCCAAGGTGAGTTCGGCTGCGGCCGCGTTCAGTCTGACCATCAGCGGGGCCACCACGGCGCTGACGATCGCCACTACTGCTCTTGCCGGTGCGATTGCCGGCTCGGCCTACTCGGCTACGCTCGCGGCGACCGGAGGCACAGCGCCCTATAGCTGGAGCCTGGCCGCGGGCAGCACGCTGCCATCAGGGTTGACGCTGTCCCCGGGTGGTGTCATCAGCGGCACACCCCCCACGGTCGGGACCTCCAGCTTCACTGTGCAGGTGACCGACAGCGCGGCGACACCGGCCAAGGCGACGAAGGCGCTGTCGCTGACGGTGAACGCGGCCGCCGGCGCCAACTTGGACGGCGAACTCAAGGGCCAGTATGCTTTGCTGGCTTCGGATCCCGAGGCCACCGAGCAGTCCGCCATTGCCGGCAGCATTACTCTCGACGGCAGCGGTACTGTCACCGGAGGCGAATACGACGTCAACGGCATGGTGACCGACCATGCTGCCACGGCGATCACCGGCGGAACCTATACGGTTGGCAGCAATGGCCTAGGCACGCTTGCCTTCCACGACGCCAGCGGCGCCTCCTACAGTTTTGCGATCGCAGCGGGCAGCTTGAGCAACGGTGTGGCCCTTGCGGGCGCGCTGGTTGAAACCGATGGCCACGCGCTCATGACCGGCAGGCTGGGGCGGCAGAATTCCGCGGCCTTCAGCCTGACCGCCTTCAACGGCAGTTACGCCTATGAACTGAGCGGCGCGGACGCGACCTTCGTCGAGGCCGGCCGCCTCACGCTCGCCGCCAACGGCGTCATCAGCAATGGCCTGTTCGATGAAAATGACGGAGGGACGGCCACCACGAGTCAAGCCTTTACAGGCACGGCGACCGCCATTGACGCCAACGGCCGGGGCACGGTGACGACCACCGCCGGGAGCACGAGCACCACGCTGGGATTCTATGTGCTTTCAGCTAAGACAGCGGTGCTGTTTGTCTCCAATACGACCGCACTGCCGGCACTGACGGGTGAGGTGAAGGCGCAAACGGGTGGGCCATACAGCACGGCGTCGCTCAGCGGCAACGCGGTGATCGCAAACATGTCAGCCACCGCGACGGGTTCCGGACACATTGCCCTGGGCCTAGTGACGTTTGATGGCGTGAGCGCCGTGACCGGCGGCACTCTGGACACCAATGACGGTGGCACGGTCGCGCTGAATCAGCCCTTCGGCACGGGCCTCAGTTATGCGATAACCTCCGCCGCAAACGGGCGCTTCACCATCACCGGCGCCGGCATCCAGACCATGGCGGGCTATCTCACCGGCCCCGATAGCGGCTTTGGTGTAAACCTCAGTGGCACCGCCAACCTGATGGTGCTCTATGCACAATCCACAGGCCCCTTTACGCAGGCATCCTTAGCGGGAACCTTCGTGGAGAGCACGGAGGCGCCCTTGGCGGGGCCTGTAACTCCTACCAGCGGCGTTCAGCCCTACACGCTGGAGATCGGCGTGATCACGGTCGACAGCGCCGGAAATGTCACGGGTACCGTGGAGGACTTCTCGCGGGGCACGATCCCCTCACCGGTTGCCGCATCCGGGACTCTGACGGTGGCGAGCAACGGTCGTGTCACCAGTTCCAGTGGCACTTTCGTTACCTACATCATCTCTCCAACGCACGCGCGCAGCGTGTTGGTCATGCCTAACGATCCCAACCCCGTCATTTACGATATTGTTCAGTAGGGCGGCGACGGCGGGTGCAATCGCGGGCGAGGCAGAGCATTCAATGAGGTCCACCGCGGAGCTGAACTCGACCGTCCGGGCGGGTTCGGCTCCTGTGCCGCGGCAAGAGTCGGTGGCAGGAGGGCAATCAGCAGCCAGCGTGGTTTCACGATCCACCTGCTGCAGATTTAGGACCGAGTAGGCGGGGCGGGTTCCCAAAGTCTCGCTCGGGATATAATTCCGGAATGAGCTCGCTGCGGTTGCTGATTGGGACGCGTAAAGGCGCGTTCATTTTAACGGCGGATGCGAAGCGGAAGAACTGGCGAGTGGACGGGCCGCACTTTCCGGGCTGGCCGGTGTATCACCTCAAAGGCTCCGCCGATGATCCCAACCGGATCTATGCCTCCCAGGTAAGTGACTGGTTTGGCCAGATCATCCAGCGCTCCGACGATGGCGGCAAGAGTTGGTTGCAGCCGGGCACGCCGCCGGGTGAGCAGGCCAAGGCGCCGAACGGCATGCCGAAGGGCGAGAGCAACAAATTCGTCTACGACACCTCGGAGGCGACGGGCAAGCCGCTGACCACGCACCAGTGGTACGACGGCACGCAGCATCCCTGGGAGTTCAAACGGGTGTGGCATCTGGAGCCGGCGCCGGGCAACCCGGACCAGGTCTATGCCGGCATCGAAGATGCGGCGCTGTTTCAGTCACGCGACGGCGGCAGGACGTGGCAGGAGTTGGCGGGCCTGCGCGGCCACGGCACCGGGCCGCGCTGGATGCCGGGCGCGGGGGGCATGTGCCTGCACACCATCATTGCTGATCCTGCCGATCCGCGGCGCATTTATGTTGCCATTTCCGCCGCAGGCGCCTTCCGCTCGCTGGATGGCGGTGCGAGCTGGACGCCGATCAACCGCGGGTTACGCTCCAACTTCTTACCGGATCCCACCGCGGAGATCGGGCATTGCGTCCATCACGTGACCATGCATCCGGCACGGCCGCAGACGCTCTACATGCAGAAACACTGGGACGTGATGCGCACCGACGACGGCGGCGACAACTGGCGTGAGGTGAGCGGCAATCTGCCCACTGATTTTGGCTTCGTCATCGACGTGCATGCGCACGAACCGGAAACGATCTACGTCGTACCCATCAAGAGCGACAGCGAGCACTTTCCGCTTGAGGGCAAACTGCGCGTGTATCGCAGCCGCACGGGCGGCAACGAGTGGCAGGAGCTAAGCCGCGGATTGCCCGAGCGCGATTGCTATGTCAATGTGCTGCGCGACGCCATGTCGGTCGACAAGCTGGATCCTTGCGGCGTGTACTTCGGCACGACCGGCGGGCAGGTGTACGGCTCGGCGGATGGCGGCGAGAGCTGGCAGGCGATTGTGCACGACCTGCCCGCAGTGTTGTCGGTCGAAGCACAGGTGATTCCGTAGCGATGGTGACCGTGGTGTTACCGCACCCGCTGCGGGTACTGGCGGGCCTTAGCGGCGATGCGCAGTTGGAGGTGGCGGCGCCGGTGACTACCCAACGGGTGCTGGACGCGCTGGAAGCCCGCTATCCCATGCTCTGCGGCACGGTGCGCGACCACGACACCGGCACGCGCCGGGCGTATGTGCGTTATTACGCTTGCGGCGAGGATTTGTCGCACGATGCGATCGACGCGCTTCTGCCGGAGGCGGTGGCCAACGGAAGCGAACCGTTCCTGATCATCGGCGCTATCGCCGGCGGGCGCTGAGTCACTCGCCCAACCGGAAGCGCAGGAAAGCGGCCACGCCCTGCGGATGGGCGCCGTAGATCGGGCGTAATGAATCAGGCGTGCGATACAGCGTCCATTGGGCCCCCAGCATGGTCGTAAGCCAGGCGGGTGAGGGTAGGTTGTGGCCGTAGCCGAAGCTGAAGGCCTGCACGCGGGCGAGAAAGCGCTCGGCAAAGCCCGGAGGCTGGGGCACGCCGCCCAGCAGCAGATCATCGCTGCGGTCCACGTTTTCGACCCGTGTCCAAAAGTGGTTGGGGGCGCGGTCGAGAGTTGATTCCAGTAGATACCCATTCAGAACGTTGCTGCCGCCCACGCCACGCGTGCGGCCCCAAAGGATCGTGTTCGCCCAGTTGCCCGAAGAGAGTTTGCGGTTGTACATCACGCTCGCGGTCATGCGGATTTGATCTTCCTGCGGCTGCAGCGCTTCGGGGCTGTGAATGTGCGCCCATGAAAACTGTCCGCTCCAGTCGGGCGCCGGACTCGCGGTCAAGCGCCAGGAATAGGAATCAAGCGCGCCGGACTGGATGGCCCAGCGGTTTTCATTGGGTTCGCGGCCGTGAAAGGCCGAGCCTTCGAGGCGAACGAAGCGGTAGGCCAGACCAGCGGTAAGGACGTCGGCGGCAATATGCGTGGAGTCTTCGAGGTGATGGCCGAGCGGAGCGATCGGATCATCAGCGGCCGAAGCGCGATGCGGAAAGGCCGTGGGACCAATGGCGGGATCGCCCATGGGTGCGGCATAGAAACTCAGCAGCGTGTGATCGCCGAGCTTGCGGTCGTAGAGCGCGGCGATCTCCATGAAGAAGTTGTGCGGGTGCTGGGCATCGACGATCGGGTTTCCGAAAGCGGTTTCGCCGGTCTGCAAGAGCAGGGGATACCGCCGCCCGGTAATGGTCGCGGGCTCGAGGCTGAACATGGCGCGCAGGGTGAGTTGGCCCTGGCCCAATCGCCGGGAGGCCATGCCCATGATCCAGTTCGTCGAGAAAAACTTGTCATAGCCACGCGGTCCGCTCTGCTGCTGATCGGTAGCGAATGCCAGGCCGTGGAGCATAAACATCCAGCCGCCAGAGGAGGTCATGAGCATGGCCAGCGGCGTCGAAGCGGGCTCGGCGCTGGTGCCGGAGCCGCCATGTTGCAGGAGATAGCTGAGGAAGCGATCGGTCGAGGAGTGATCATGCGTTTCCATCGACATCTGCGCGTGCAAGGGCTGTGCCGCCAAGAGCAGCGCCGCGAAGAGCGCAATCGAGCCAAGCCGCATTTGACCAGTGTACAATCCGGCCTATGCGACTGTCCCCCACCGCGGACCGCTGGGCAGCCGCCGGCTGCCTGATTGCGCTGGTGCTGGTCGCGGCCTTGCAGATTTTGCTGCAAGCACCGCCGCGCCCCGAGACGGCCGATGCGCCGGCACGCGAGTTTTCCGCCGCACGGACACTGGCGCTGCTGCAGAGTTGGGATCGCGCCCCGCATTCTCTGGGTACGGCGGCGCATGATGCAGTGCGTGACGGCATCCTGGCGCAACTGCGCGACCTCGGGCTGCAAGGGACGGTGCACGCGGGCACGTCATATTTGCCGCTGCAAGGTCCCCATTTCGATGCCGGTTATGTGGAAAACATCACCGCAGTGCTGCCTGGCACCGAGCCTGCGGGCAAAGCGGTGATGCTGGTGGCGCATTATGATTCCGTGCCGCGCGGCCCGGGCGCGGGCGATGATGGCGCCAATGTGGCCGCGATGCTGGAGACTCTGCGGGCGTTGCGTGCCGGCTCACCGCTGCGGCACGACGTGATCGCGCTTTTCAGTGATGGCGAGGAAGCCGGCATGCTGGGCGCGGCGCGCTTTGTGGCCCACGACCCGTTGCGGCCGCGCGTGGGCGTGGTGGTGAACTTCGAGGGACGCGGCAACGCC is part of the Acidobacteriota bacterium genome and harbors:
- a CDS encoding methyltransferase domain-containing protein yields the protein MEWDPGRYLHFAEPRTRVVRDVVARLQRHLAPGSVRHAVDLGCGPGNSTAVLAETFPEAELSGLDESETMLQAARAAHPGLRFEIGEITAWADGPAGTHDLVFSNSALQWADDHAVLLPKLLRRVAPGGVLAFQVPAGVDTPACAIPRTLAASALWREWFGDNRIRPWHSESLAVYHDVLAPHAAALDLWDTDYVQIVSGPEAILDWYRGSGLRVYLQALPDDASRTRFEQAYLAALRAAYPPRANGSVLFPFLRRFVIARGK
- a CDS encoding exo-alpha-sialidase → MSSLRLLIGTRKGAFILTADAKRKNWRVDGPHFPGWPVYHLKGSADDPNRIYASQVSDWFGQIIQRSDDGGKSWLQPGTPPGEQAKAPNGMPKGESNKFVYDTSEATGKPLTTHQWYDGTQHPWEFKRVWHLEPAPGNPDQVYAGIEDAALFQSRDGGRTWQELAGLRGHGTGPRWMPGAGGMCLHTIIADPADPRRIYVAISAAGAFRSLDGGASWTPINRGLRSNFLPDPTAEIGHCVHHVTMHPARPQTLYMQKHWDVMRTDDGGDNWREVSGNLPTDFGFVIDVHAHEPETIYVVPIKSDSEHFPLEGKLRVYRSRTGGNEWQELSRGLPERDCYVNVLRDAMSVDKLDPCGVYFGTTGGQVYGSADGGESWQAIVHDLPAVLSVEAQVIP